The nucleotide sequence TCTATGAACACTTATGTATATTATTCCAATATTTTTAAAGCACTTTGCCTTTTAACGGCATTCTTTACTCAAACAAGCTACTCCTTTAACACGCCTGAAACGGCCTCTAAAGTGATAAACTGTAATACGGTCGACTGTATTCTAAATGCGATGATAAACGCCTCGCCCGGAGATGAAATTGTCATAGCCGCAGGTACTTATACCGCCTTAGAGAAACTCGACTTAAATAGCGATGGAAGGGCCGCAAGGTTTTCATCGAATCGCAACGGTACCGCTTCACAACCTATAATCATTCGAGGGGCAAGTACCAGCAATAGGCCGGTGCTCAAAGGACCTAACGGTATTTACGATGGCTATGTCATGCGGATTTTAGGCGACCATTGGATTATCAAGGATTTGGAACTTGAAGAGGGTTCCAAGGGATTGGTCCTCGATCACTCAAGCCATAGCAGAATCGAAAACGTATCGGTGCACGATATCGGGGAAGAAGGTATTCACCTGAGGGACGGCTCGAGCAATAATTTGGTCACGGGCTGTCAAGTCTATAATACCGGACTTAACAAACCGGGCTTCGGGGAAGGCCTTTATGTCGGTTCGGACAAAAGCCAACATCAAACCGAGGACCAACCCAACAACCCCTATAGTCCCAATTGTAACAACAATACCATAGAATTCTGTACCGTAGGCCCAAACGTAGCGGCAGAAGGGGTAGACGTAAAAGAAGGCACAAAAAACACCATCATTCGAAACAACACCTTTTCTGCGGAAGGAATAGCAGGGGAGGACAGTAATAGTGCCGATGCCTTTATCGATTTAAAAGGCGCTTATGCCTTCGTATATAACAACACCTTCAACCTAGACGGCTCCGAGCTTATCAATGCCTGTATTGATTTTCTAGATCGAGGTACCGACTACAATACAGGTTTTAGAAACGCCGTTTTTAATAATACTTTTAATTTAGGAAGTAGGGGCAATAGTATCAATACCGTTAGAAAGAAACAAGGCGCCCCTTCGGAAATCCACGTATGGAATAATACCCGAAACCCCAACACGGATGATTTTCCCGTTTCGGATGGTACACTCGCATTTGTAAGCCAATCTTGTCCGAGCTGGAATATTCTTCCCTGTTCTGATGATGGAGGCAATACCTCTCCTTCCGTAAGCATCACTTCTCCCAATAATAATTCCCAAGTAAATGCGGGAAGTAATCTACAGATCAGCGCGTCGGCAAATGACCCCGATGGCTCCATTAGCAAGGTGGAGTTTTACAACGGTAGCGTTAAACTAGGGGAAGCCCTTTCCTTTCCCTACAACTACACCATAAACCAAATAGCCGTGGGAACCTATGATCTTACGGCCGTGGCGATCGATAACGAGAACAATAGCACAAGATCGTCAACGGTACGGCTCGTGGTGATTGACGGTGATACCGACGGTCCTGCCGACTGCGCTTTTGGAACCCCAAGTAGCAATGCCCTGCCCCAATACGATGGTGTGACCTTTAACAAGGTTTATGTTCTAGGCTCGGGCGGCCCCGACGCCTCGAACATTAAAAAGCTTAAGATCAAATGGATCCCCAGTGCCAACGGGCTCTATGTTTTTTCAATCAATACCCATAACGGGCAGCCATCCTCTTACATCGACCTTAGGGGCAAGAGCAAGGCAAGCTTTAACAGCGAGCGGCCCGAGCTTAGCATTTCAGGCTCCGGCTTTCCCGGACTCGACGGGGAATATTGGGTAGCCGATGACCAGGGCAATTTTGTGATGGTCTCAAAATCCGGAAGCTATACCGTATACTGTAGCAATGAAGACCAGGCCCCAAGTTGTGATGCGGCAAATCAGGTTGACGCCAATAAGACCGAACATATAGCGCATAGCATAAAGCTCTATCCCAACCCCGTTACCCATGGGGAATTGACGCTTGCCAATCTATACTCCGAGCAAACGGTAATATCGCTAATGGACCTCCAAGGCACTATCCTTAAAAGGGAAGAGGTTAGCATCGAGGGAAGTACCTTTCAATTTATTGTGGACGGTATCGACCAAGGTATCTATTTCTTACGTGTAGAGAATGGGTCGACCGTAAAAACGATTCCCTTCAGTATTAAATAAACCCCAATCTTAAAATAATAACGACATTCTTATGAAAAGAAAATTATCGATAGTATCACTATGCTTTGTTCTTGTGCTATTCACCGTAACAAAAACAAAGGCCCAAACAGCAGATGTATATCATTTCAATTTTGACGAACTGCCCACCGGGCCATATGACAAAGACCAAATTAAGGATGCCTTAGGGGTTTCATTTTGCAAAGGTGCAGATGAGGGTCGTGTTTCCATAGAAAGTTTTCCCGACCAGGGAAAAACGCTAAAGGTAAAATATCCTAAAGGACAGGTGAAAACCGGTGAAAGCGGTATCCATACCAAGGTCTATTTTAACGACGGACAGTTTCACGATGAACTATATATGAGTTACAAGGTCTATTTTCCGTCGGATTTTGAATTTAGGGCCGGGGGGAAATTACCGGGACTATCGTATCAGACAAGTGACAGGAATATGTCATTACGGCTAATGTGGCGAAAAAACGGACTCGTTGAAACCTATGTGCACTACAATACAAAACCGACGCGACCTGATTACAAGGCTTCCATCAACTGGAGCCTAACAGACCCTATAGAGGAAGCCAATGGAGGGCCGCAAGCCGATCAGGTCAAGTTTACGAAGGGCACTTGGCAGCATATAGAAATGTATTACAAATTAAATACGCCCGGAAAGCAAGATGGTATTATGCGAGGCTGGTTAAACGGACAGTTAGCTTTAGAGATAACCAATGTTGAAGATTTCCGACAAGTAGGGGAAGGCGATATAGGCTTAAATTCCTTCTATTTGTCTTCTTTCTTTGGGGGCTCTGACGAAAGCTTTCAGCCCACAAAGGATGTCTACGCCTATTTTGACGATTTTAAAGTATCGACCCACCGAATAGGTCCGCCATCCCGAACAGGAAATGAACTACAGATCGGCGCGTCGGCAAACGAAGCACAGCAAAGCCTTCAAAACCCTAGTGATACTAGCGATACTGAGGTTAAAATATATCCAAATCCGGTACTAGACGGCATTTTATACCTCGAAGGAATTGATGCGGACACCAAGAACATTTCCATATACAGTATGATGGGGTATCGGGTTAAAAGTTGGGTGCCGGATACCAGTACAAAAACACCGAGCATTGACCTAGGCCAACTCGATACGGGAACATACATCATGGTCATTGAATCGAATAAGAGGAAGATTACCAAGATGATTTATAAAGTTTGACCTTAAAGTGTTGGCTACAATGCCTTTCCATAAGGAAATAGACCTCTGTAAAAAAAGAAGGGCCGGAAGTGAATTCCAGCCCTTTTTTTTTAAAGTTTCCGAAGGTTCAAAACTCCAAAGCCCCCGATTAGCAAGGTAATCAGTAGGGTAGGAAGCATTAGGTAAGTCCAGTCCACTTCCCGTTCCAAGGTGTAAAACTTCGCCTTGTAATTTTTCCAGTCGACCCTGTCGGCGGATTTCTTCCCAAAGATTTTGGGGTAAAAATCCAAACGCAGGTTTTCGTGAAACTTGGTCAGTTCTTTTAAGAAGCCCAAATGGCCAACCATATCCGTTCCTGCCAAAGTATTGAAACTTAACTGGGCATGCATGGTGGGTACGAAAAGAGCAAACTTCTCGCTCACAGTGTTACGGAGCATCACCTTTTCCGTCATTTCCTTGCTGGTTTCCCCTGCGGCCATATCGCCCATATGCTGCATGCCATAATACCAAAGCCACGAAAATTCATCTTCGGGAACCGGATATTGCTCAAACTGCGGATAGGCTTCAAAAAAACCGTCCATAGTAGCGCTTTTTTCCAAATCCCATTTTTCGTGATACCCATCGCGCTGTTCCACCATGGCATCCAATGCTTCCGGCACCTGATATTTATTGATCACATAATTGTTGACCACCGCGGGAAACAAAATGGTAAGCACCACCCAAACGGAAACTAAGGCCAGGGCATTGAAGCTAGAGTTTTTTAAAAGGGAAACCATCCAAAAACACAACGCACTCCAAAACAACAAATACAAGGTGCTTTGTAGAAATAGGGCCCAAAAATATTGGTCCATAGGTATTTGTAAGATAGCGCTCGCCATAAACATAAGAAGTATTAAAATAGCAAAAACAAAGAGCACCCTTACAAAGAGCTTTTTAAATAGAAACCTCGCTTTTCCCGAAGTTTGTGCCGCTAAAATACGCCATGTCCCCAATTCTTTTTCTTCCGAGTATAAATTGAAGGTCATAGCGATCAAAACCAAGGGAAAGAGGTAAATAATAACAAATCCCAGATCCAGGTTACCCGACATCAATAAGGACGGGTTTTCAAAATCGGTATCGTATTTCTGCCCTTCCAAAGCACGAATGGTTACTGCCTGCAAAAGCGGATTCACATCGCTCTGTCCAATGGAAATGGCATTTATATTCTCGGGTTTCTTCACCAAGGTAAATCGCAGGTAATACAAGAGCAATCCAAGATCATCACTATGGTAAGCTACATTTTTCGCAATACTTTCTTCTTGAAATTTTTGGGCGGCAATAATGGTTTTTTCTTGTTTTACCAGGTACTGCTTGCCTATCGAAATGCCGATGAGCCCTACGGTCATCAACAAAACCAGACTTACCAAGAATATTTTCGTTCTAAAGAATGATTTAAACAATAAACTATACATCTAGATGGCTTTTAAGTTAGAGGATAATCTTAACAGTCCGAAAATGGCCAAAATACCCCACAATAGTAGCGCCATCAAGGAAGTCAATTCATTTTTGAACACTTCGGGAATACTTAAGGAATCATATTCGAAAGGAGGAAAACTTTTCCAATAATCGCTGGAAATGGTATCGGGCCCTGCTTTGCCCTTATTGGGAATTAAATCCATCTGCAAACGGTTCATCTCTTGGGCCAATTTGTACCGATATACTTCCGCTTGCCCCTTAAAATGAAGAAAGGATTGAAAATCGGTTCCCGAAAAGGCCATGGACAAGTTTTTTATAGCGGTGTACGGGTTTACGAAGGCGGAATATCGTTCTACGTTGTTCTGTTTACCGTACACCCAATACAGTTGTCTTTGATGCTTTTGATACACTGCAGCGCTCAAGGCCTCACCCTTGGCCATTACAAAACCTCCATAGTTAAAGGGAAGATCCGCTACATCGTCTACCTTATTGGCCAGGAGCACAGAATCCTTTAAGGCCTTAAAATGCGGGTCGTCAGGATTATGACTATCCCCTAGTTCTATTAAATCGTGTTCTACGGCCGTTTCCATTTCTATTTTAGAAGGAGTGGGGTAGAGGTAATACCCCATGGCCTGTAAAGATTTGGGAACAATGATCACAAAAAGCAACCAAATCCCCAAGAGCTTTATCAATGCCCCCTTGGCCGTCTTGCTAAAGGCGGAAACCAAAATGGTAATAGCGCACAATATGGCGAAAAACAACAAATAGGAAACTAGGAGCACGAGATACCGGTACAAACTATCGCCCGATAGACCACCGTGCGATTCCAACACGACGAAAAACAACAGTACCAGAAAAACGGCCATAAGAAAAATCATGGACAGGCTCCAAAGGCCCAACCATTTGCCAAAGACAATTTCCTTTCTGCCAATACCTTGGCCGATCAGTAGTTTTAAGGTGCCATTTTCGCGTTCTTGGGCTATAGTATTAAAACCCAAATAAAAAATTAACAGCGGCACGATTATCTTTAACAACATGGCCATACTGACTTCCCCGAAGCGTAAAAGCCCGGTAGACATACTCGCTTCCGAAAAATTCACGGTATTTTGTTTGTGGGCCTCCAAGAACACGGCATTGCCCACAAAATTCTCCATGCCTAGATCGAAAACGCTAAGTATATGTTTGACCCTAAAGGCAAACGAACCGTAATGGGCCATTCTGTGGGGGTGCTTGTCAGGATTGTTTTCCCAACTTTCCTGAACCTCGTGTTGCATGGAGCCGCGTGTATCGTTTTGGTCGTGATAATTTTCCCAACCGCTATAGGCCGAAAAGAATAACAGAACCCCTATTAAAACCGATGCTATCAACATCACTTTTGACCTAAAGGCATCTTTCCATAATTGGCCTGCCAATAAATAGATTACATTTTTTCTCATACTTAAAATTTATAAGTTGCCGACAAAGTGAAATTTCTGGGTGCCCCGGGAAACAATCTTAAGTAGGTTTGCGCCCCCAGCCAATACGTCTTATCAAGAATATTTCCGGCATTCAGGGCAATCTGTAGGTTGCTTGCCGCGGGAGTGTAGTAAATGGCCGCATCAAAAATGGTAAAGCCCGGAACTTCAAAAGCCCTGGTAAACCACGGTATTTTACTGCCTTGGGACTGCACGCCAAAACCGACGCCCCAATCATTAAAAAAGCTACCTTGATTGAAGTTGTAGCGCGTCCATAGGTTGGCGCTGTTTCTTGGTGTATTTTCCTTTCGTTCACCAATTAACGCTTCATTGGCATCACTAACAATTTCCGCATCTATATAGCTATATGAAGCATTTATCTGCCAATTGGGCAAAAGATATCCGGCAATATCCATTTCAAATCCCCGGCTACGGTCCGCACCACGTTGGGTAAGTAGATCCGGGTTTTCAGGGTCGTTGGCGCTCATTAAAATATTCTTTTGGTTGATTTCATACACCGCCATATTCACCTTTATCCGCTTTTTGAACAAATCTGCCTTTATCCCAAATTCGGTCAGGTCGGAAAGTAACGGGTCGAATTGGGAAGCGGATTCATCCGCCCAAAAGAACTGCCCCGTACTGGGTAGTAGGGAAACCGTATTGGATTGGGGCTGAAACCCTTCCAAATAGGTACCGTACACATTCACATTATCGTTTACTTCGTAGGTCAGTCCTATTCTAGGGATGAGTTTATTGTTGGTAAAAGACAGTTCCTTATTCGTATTGTAATTGGTAATATCTTCGAACCACTCGTGCCGTAAGCCAAGAATCAGGCTGATTCTTTTCCATTTCAGCTGCTCTTGAATATAAACGGCATTACTGGTAGTCAGCGCAGGAGGAATGGCAAAGCGGGAATTGAACGTGTAATCCTCGGTAATTTTGATAGCATAATCAGGGTTTTCCAGATTAAAATGAGCTACGTTGGGTTTTGGCAAGGTCAGTCCGTTATAGGTAATAGTTTGGTAGGCTTCGGCATTGCTCGCATCAAAAGAATTGGTAATCGTACCGTCTTTCAAGAGGTAGCCCCTTGCGGAATTTTGTCCCCCGCCCACTTGTTTTTTCCAGTAATGTAAATCGTATCCAACCAGCAATTTGTGCGATAAGTCCCCTGTCTTAAAATCAAAATTGAAATAAGCGTTCAGGTTATCTACCATCCAGTCTTGTTTTCGCTGCACAAAGCGCATGGCGGCCAAACTGGGAATGGTATTATTGTCGATATCTACGGCAAAGGTTGAAATCGTACGGTGTTCCTCCAAATCTTCCTTCCACGTCTGTTTCATGTAGGAAGTATTGAAACTAATGGCATCGGAGAATTTATGGGATAGATTTCCGGTCAGGATCAATTCTTTTGAATTGAAAAAATCATTGGTAGCGCCAAGGTTGAGCCCAATAGGGGTACTGGTCAAGGAAGTAACCCCATCAATCGCACCAAAAATAGGTTGTCCACGATCTAAAAAGCCGTTCATATCATTGTAGATCATCTCTACGTTGATGGCGGTCTTATCGTTGGGCAAATAGCTAAAAGAAGGTGAAATTAAAATAGACTTGTTCTTTATCAAGTCCCTGTAAGAGCCGGCTTCTTCATAAGCCGCGTTAAAGCGGTAGAGCAATGTCTTGTCTCCATTTAACGGCCCCGTAAAATCCAAGGCCCCACGAAGGGTACTAAAACTGCTTACGGCAAAAGACACCTCTTTTTTGTTTTCTTTCAATGGTTTTTTAGTTACCATGTTTATACTTCCGCCCGGGTCTACACTGGCAAAGCTGGCACTTGCCGGTCCTTTTATGACCTCTACCTTTTCAATATTTGAAGTCAATGGCTGTAAAAAATAGAACTGCCTGGTCCGTAGTCCGTTAATGATCTGTCCTTCTTCATTCTGGCTAATCCCCCTAATGTTGTATTGGTTGTAGATACTGGAAGGGGTTACCCCGCTCACCACTTTAACGGCGTCCGCTAGTTTAAAAGCCTGTCTGTCGGCAATAAGCTCTTTGGTTACCGTAGAAATAGCTTGGGTCAGTTCCTTATTCAGAATAGCGATTTTAGTCGCGGAAAAGGAATAGTCGCTATTGTAATCGGTTCTCGCCCTACCGACAACTTCGACCGATTGTAGTCGCTCTACTTTCTCTTGCAATTTTAGCACGCCTAAATCGTAGTCTTTTAGCTGATCGAGGTATTTCTGAAAAGTGATGGATTCCATACCAATATAACTTACCGTAAATTGATAGTGGCCGGTTTCCTTTAGTTCAAAAGCAAAATTCCCTTCTTCTTCGGTGATAACACCTCCCTTGTTTGCCGCGATGCTATTGGTATATGAAATGGAGGCCCCGTAAACGGGTATCCCCTGGCTATCGATAACCTTGCCCTTAACGGAGATTTGGGCAAATGTTGTGTTACACAGCAATAGTGTTAGTATAATTCTTATATAGTGGTTCATCTATTCTAAATTGTTTCTAGGTAAAGTTGTTTTAATTCATTCGCGTCGATTTCACTGGCCTTTAATTTTTGGGCCAAGACCCCTTCTTTCATAATGCCAATGGTGTTACCCAATTCAACGGCATTAAAAATATCATGGGTCGCCATAAAGATGACCTTGCCCATATCGGCAAGTTCCTTACAGATTTTGGTGAATTCCGCAGTGGCTTTGGGGTCTAGGCCTGAAGTGGGTTCGTCCATAAAAATGACCTCTGCATTTTTGGCCAGTGCAATGGCAATACCCACTTTTTGCCGCATTCCTTTGGAGTAAGACGATAGCCGTTTATGCTGCGCATCTTCCTGTAATCCCGTTTTGGACAAAAAGGCTTCCAATTTGGCCATGGTATACTCAAAACCGGCCAAACGACTAAAGAAATCCAGGTTTTCTACCCCGCTGAGGTTACCGTACAACTGTACCGTTTCGGGGATATAGGCCGTGAGTTGATTGGTGTCGTCCTTGCCGACCTCCTTATCGGCCACAAAGGCCTTGCCGCCATCCTTTTTAATAAAGCCCAAAAAGATATTGATGGTCGTGGTCTTTCCTGCGCCATTTTGACCTAAGAGACAGAATATTTCTCCTTTGGAAACTTCAAAAGAAACATCTTTTAAAGCCATTTTTCCGTTGTAGGATTTGGTAATGTTCAATGCTTTTAACATAAGTGATATATGAATTAAAAATTGATGCTGAAATTTATCGCACACGTGTATTCTACCGTAATCGATACAGTGAACAAACATTGTTATAATAGTTGAAGAACCACCCTAGAATAGGGGGTGGGGCCCATATTCTTAAAGGACTATTTCGGAGTCATGTACCACCTTTTCTTCTGCAAATGATGTATTGCATAAAAACGGAAACGACATAGCAACAGGACATAAGTATCCTATAAACAGTATAGTGCTAAAAAAATAAGGACGACTAGAATCGTGGGGGAGGCCTGGTAAAGCGATTACTGGCTAAGAGCCTGTCTTTAAAAACAAGGTCCGGAGCCTTGTTCGTAAGTTTCTTTTCAAACAGATAGAATTCCGTCTGCGGTAAAACTGGGGTTTCAGCTTCTATAAGAGGCGTAAAATTGACCGCCGAGGTGATATGACACACCTCACAATGTTGGGCATCGGAATCATCAATGTGATGGGTAAGCGCATGCAAGCCCGCTACCTTGAATAGAAGAATCAAGGTTACATAAAATAGGGCAATAATGTGCTTAATGTTTTTCATTGCAAGCCGTAAAAATAAATAATATTATAGACTATGAACAAGATATGGCAAAAACATATAGACATTTACATAAACAAAAGGAATGCCTCTACTACTTATTTATACAGAGAAGTGGGCAACGTCAAGGCTTATTACACAGACAAATAATCGTATAGCCCTGAATATCGAAGCTTGCCTTCATTGAAGCCCGTTCCCTCAGACAATAGTTTTATCTTTTAAACACACAAAAGAATATTCTTACAAATCAACGTTAACCTTTCTTCTTTCCTCCCATAAAACCTCTAAATAATGTTTAACTAAATCATATGTTATGGGAATTGGAATCAGATTAAGCGAATTACGATGTGAGGAAGAAAGTACTTCCGGATTTTCAAAAAGGAGGCGAAGGCTAAGAAGAAAGCGTCACTCAGACGAAATTCAATTATTGATTGCGGTGATAGATAATGCTTCCGGAGAATTAATCGACACCTTCAATTACGTAAGGGGAGAGGTAGACAGTGGAGATGTATTCCGTCCTGATGAGTTGTTTTTAAGTACCACGGAAAACAGTTCCCTAGAGGTAAAACTCCGAATAATGCTTTTAGAAATTGATGGAGTCCGTCAATTAAAAAAAATCACGGATAAAAATTACAAGACGTGGGAAGGCAATCAATCCATTGCTTTTCACAGTGAAGGCAACCAAGACAACACTGCGATTGGCTTAGGTTTTGGATCTCCTTTTTTGATTGCGGCCTTTAGGCATATCGCCGATGCCGATCTTTTGGCCTACGATGAGGTTATCGTAACTCGAGAGCAGATATCGGGGTCTAGGCCTATTGATAATGTAAGCGAGGAGGCCTCCCCATTTGCAAGGGTCTTTTCTGAAGGTGGAACCACTATATCGGCATCAGGCGGGACCGTTCCCGTAACGGGAGTCCGTAGAGTCCCTATCAAATTGACCCGTCGTGTTGACTTCAGTAGGCCTGCAGCAAACCGCTTATTGGCTTCGATGACCTATAATTCAGAAGAAGCCCTAAGTAGATACAACATTAGGGTAACTTTTTCCATCTAAGCTAAAGTATATTAAAAAACAGAGCCCCATCAGGGGCTCTACGTTTATCCCAAAATGAGTAGTCATATAAAAAAACTATGTTGACTTACCCAACAGTTTTATCCCACTTTAAAAAGTTCCTATTTACTAAACACAAAGAAGCATCCCAAATAAAAACCCTCCGTCTTGCCTATCTCTGTATTTATAGTACGGCTCAATGTGTAGAGTACCCGTTTTGATCCTTCTTTCATCGGTCTCATTGTTTTTTTTCTTCCTTACCTAGCAATTTAAGATCTCCGTAGAAAAAAATATCGGCTAAAAGCAAACAAGGGCGGATTGAGAGACCAAGTTGCCATCCTTTTTTGCGATATTTTTTCATTAAAGGTTAATGATTGGCACAATGGGAAACCCTAATTATGGTTTAAAGCAATTCCTTCGTTTTTAGGGAGCTTTTTAGTCGCTCATGGTTTTCCCAGAACCGATCTTCGATATTTTGCATCACCCCTTCAAATTCCGGATGCTTTTTTAGCGGCGCAATGGCCGGATCCAATTGCATGAACAAGAGGATCCAATACTGAAAATGGTTTTTGGCAGCAAATTCCTTGAGTTGTTCGATGGCCAGATCCAATTTTCCCTCATGGGCGTACTTTACCGCCATACTGGCCGGTTTATATATGGATTGATCGTGTTCGCAATAATCCGCATACGACGCGAACAAGCGGTCCGCCTCTTTAAAAAATCCCTTCTTTTCGTATACGAAGGCAAGTTTGATATCTTC is from Zobellia galactanivorans and encodes:
- a CDS encoding Ig-like domain-containing protein, with the protein product MNTYVYYSNIFKALCLLTAFFTQTSYSFNTPETASKVINCNTVDCILNAMINASPGDEIVIAAGTYTALEKLDLNSDGRAARFSSNRNGTASQPIIIRGASTSNRPVLKGPNGIYDGYVMRILGDHWIIKDLELEEGSKGLVLDHSSHSRIENVSVHDIGEEGIHLRDGSSNNLVTGCQVYNTGLNKPGFGEGLYVGSDKSQHQTEDQPNNPYSPNCNNNTIEFCTVGPNVAAEGVDVKEGTKNTIIRNNTFSAEGIAGEDSNSADAFIDLKGAYAFVYNNTFNLDGSELINACIDFLDRGTDYNTGFRNAVFNNTFNLGSRGNSINTVRKKQGAPSEIHVWNNTRNPNTDDFPVSDGTLAFVSQSCPSWNILPCSDDGGNTSPSVSITSPNNNSQVNAGSNLQISASANDPDGSISKVEFYNGSVKLGEALSFPYNYTINQIAVGTYDLTAVAIDNENNSTRSSTVRLVVIDGDTDGPADCAFGTPSSNALPQYDGVTFNKVYVLGSGGPDASNIKKLKIKWIPSANGLYVFSINTHNGQPSSYIDLRGKSKASFNSERPELSISGSGFPGLDGEYWVADDQGNFVMVSKSGSYTVYCSNEDQAPSCDAANQVDANKTEHIAHSIKLYPNPVTHGELTLANLYSEQTVISLMDLQGTILKREEVSIEGSTFQFIVDGIDQGIYFLRVENGSTVKTIPFSIK
- a CDS encoding polysaccharide lyase, coding for MKRKLSIVSLCFVLVLFTVTKTKAQTADVYHFNFDELPTGPYDKDQIKDALGVSFCKGADEGRVSIESFPDQGKTLKVKYPKGQVKTGESGIHTKVYFNDGQFHDELYMSYKVYFPSDFEFRAGGKLPGLSYQTSDRNMSLRLMWRKNGLVETYVHYNTKPTRPDYKASINWSLTDPIEEANGGPQADQVKFTKGTWQHIEMYYKLNTPGKQDGIMRGWLNGQLALEITNVEDFRQVGEGDIGLNSFYLSSFFGGSDESFQPTKDVYAYFDDFKVSTHRIGPPSRTGNELQIGASANEAQQSLQNPSDTSDTEVKIYPNPVLDGILYLEGIDADTKNISIYSMMGYRVKSWVPDTSTKTPSIDLGQLDTGTYIMVIESNKRKITKMIYKV
- a CDS encoding DUF3526 domain-containing protein; the protein is MYSLLFKSFFRTKIFLVSLVLLMTVGLIGISIGKQYLVKQEKTIIAAQKFQEESIAKNVAYHSDDLGLLLYYLRFTLVKKPENINAISIGQSDVNPLLQAVTIRALEGQKYDTDFENPSLLMSGNLDLGFVIIYLFPLVLIAMTFNLYSEEKELGTWRILAAQTSGKARFLFKKLFVRVLFVFAILILLMFMASAILQIPMDQYFWALFLQSTLYLLFWSALCFWMVSLLKNSSFNALALVSVWVVLTILFPAVVNNYVINKYQVPEALDAMVEQRDGYHEKWDLEKSATMDGFFEAYPQFEQYPVPEDEFSWLWYYGMQHMGDMAAGETSKEMTEKVMLRNTVSEKFALFVPTMHAQLSFNTLAGTDMVGHLGFLKELTKFHENLRLDFYPKIFGKKSADRVDWKNYKAKFYTLEREVDWTYLMLPTLLITLLIGGFGVLNLRKL
- a CDS encoding ABC transporter permease, producing MRKNVIYLLAGQLWKDAFRSKVMLIASVLIGVLLFFSAYSGWENYHDQNDTRGSMQHEVQESWENNPDKHPHRMAHYGSFAFRVKHILSVFDLGMENFVGNAVFLEAHKQNTVNFSEASMSTGLLRFGEVSMAMLLKIIVPLLIFYLGFNTIAQERENGTLKLLIGQGIGRKEIVFGKWLGLWSLSMIFLMAVFLVLLFFVVLESHGGLSGDSLYRYLVLLVSYLLFFAILCAITILVSAFSKTAKGALIKLLGIWLLFVIIVPKSLQAMGYYLYPTPSKIEMETAVEHDLIELGDSHNPDDPHFKALKDSVLLANKVDDVADLPFNYGGFVMAKGEALSAAVYQKHQRQLYWVYGKQNNVERYSAFVNPYTAIKNLSMAFSGTDFQSFLHFKGQAEVYRYKLAQEMNRLQMDLIPNKGKAGPDTISSDYWKSFPPFEYDSLSIPEVFKNELTSLMALLLWGILAIFGLLRLSSNLKAI
- a CDS encoding TonB-dependent receptor, with translation MNHYIRIILTLLLCNTTFAQISVKGKVIDSQGIPVYGASISYTNSIAANKGGVITEEEGNFAFELKETGHYQFTVSYIGMESITFQKYLDQLKDYDLGVLKLQEKVERLQSVEVVGRARTDYNSDYSFSATKIAILNKELTQAISTVTKELIADRQAFKLADAVKVVSGVTPSSIYNQYNIRGISQNEEGQIINGLRTRQFYFLQPLTSNIEKVEVIKGPASASFASVDPGGSINMVTKKPLKENKKEVSFAVSSFSTLRGALDFTGPLNGDKTLLYRFNAAYEEAGSYRDLIKNKSILISPSFSYLPNDKTAINVEMIYNDMNGFLDRGQPIFGAIDGVTSLTSTPIGLNLGATNDFFNSKELILTGNLSHKFSDAISFNTSYMKQTWKEDLEEHRTISTFAVDIDNNTIPSLAAMRFVQRKQDWMVDNLNAYFNFDFKTGDLSHKLLVGYDLHYWKKQVGGGQNSARGYLLKDGTITNSFDASNAEAYQTITYNGLTLPKPNVAHFNLENPDYAIKITEDYTFNSRFAIPPALTTSNAVYIQEQLKWKRISLILGLRHEWFEDITNYNTNKELSFTNNKLIPRIGLTYEVNDNVNVYGTYLEGFQPQSNTVSLLPSTGQFFWADESASQFDPLLSDLTEFGIKADLFKKRIKVNMAVYEINQKNILMSANDPENPDLLTQRGADRSRGFEMDIAGYLLPNWQINASYSYIDAEIVSDANEALIGERKENTPRNSANLWTRYNFNQGSFFNDWGVGFGVQSQGSKIPWFTRAFEVPGFTIFDAAIYYTPAASNLQIALNAGNILDKTYWLGAQTYLRLFPGAPRNFTLSATYKF
- a CDS encoding ABC transporter ATP-binding protein, with protein sequence MLKALNITKSYNGKMALKDVSFEVSKGEIFCLLGQNGAGKTTTINIFLGFIKKDGGKAFVADKEVGKDDTNQLTAYIPETVQLYGNLSGVENLDFFSRLAGFEYTMAKLEAFLSKTGLQEDAQHKRLSSYSKGMRQKVGIAIALAKNAEVIFMDEPTSGLDPKATAEFTKICKELADMGKVIFMATHDIFNAVELGNTIGIMKEGVLAQKLKASEIDANELKQLYLETI